From the genome of Rathayibacter sp. VKM Ac-2759, one region includes:
- a CDS encoding DUF501 domain-containing protein codes for MTTPPFDPPTERDIAVVSAQLGRPARDVVGISARCVCGNPTVVSTRPRLGDGTPFPTFYYLTHPAATAAISQLEATQVMVEYNELLAGDEELREAYAAAHRAFLADRESVGSVPEIAGISSGGMPTRVKCLHALAGHALAAGPGVNPIGDLALARADWSPETCECRPFEG; via the coding sequence GTGACCACGCCCCCCTTCGATCCGCCCACCGAGCGCGACATCGCCGTGGTGTCGGCCCAGCTCGGGCGCCCGGCCCGCGACGTCGTCGGCATCAGCGCCCGCTGCGTCTGCGGCAACCCCACCGTGGTCTCCACCCGACCGCGCCTGGGCGACGGCACGCCGTTCCCCACCTTCTACTACCTGACCCACCCCGCCGCGACGGCCGCGATCTCGCAGCTCGAGGCGACCCAGGTCATGGTCGAGTACAACGAGCTGCTCGCCGGCGACGAGGAGCTCCGCGAGGCGTACGCCGCCGCGCACCGCGCGTTCCTCGCCGACCGCGAGAGCGTCGGCTCCGTCCCCGAGATCGCCGGCATCTCCTCCGGCGGCATGCCCACCCGGGTCAAGTGCCTGCACGCCCTCGCCGGCCACGCGCTGGCCGCGGGGCCGGGAGTGAACCCGATCGGCGACCTCGCGCTCGCCCGCGCCGACTGGTCGCCCGAGACCTGCGAGTGCCGTCCGTTCGAGGGCTGA
- a CDS encoding NAD(P)/FAD-dependent oxidoreductase, with amino-acid sequence MPKILIVGGGYAGFYTAWKLEKYLRPNEAEVTIVDPLPYMAYLPFLPEVAAGSIEPRHAIVSLRRHLKKTAILAAKVTKIDHASKTATITPTVGEPYDFEYDQIVVTAGSVSRTFPIPGVADNAIGLKTIEEATAIRDRILTNFDKAATLPAGPERSRLLTVTVVGGGFAGIEVFAELRSFASALLKRYPEIDFEETQFHLVEAMGRIMPEVALETSHWVLKNLDQRGATVHLDTQLKSAEGGVIELSTGQTFESDLIIWTAGVMANPSIKNSDFPIEERGRLRVRADLRVGHDDVLVEGAWGAGDATAVPDLTGGGVGGYCVPNAQHAVRQGKLMAKNIVAVLRGETPKDYFHKNAGAVAGLGIGVGVFQSGKIAIKGFPAWVMHRGYHGLAMPSWERKLRVVGGWAANLVLDRDIASIEARENPRGSFETYASRPRPAAPAAAPAGTPGPAGAPVPVGGEPAKS; translated from the coding sequence TTGCCCAAAATCCTGATCGTCGGAGGCGGCTACGCCGGTTTCTACACCGCGTGGAAGCTCGAGAAGTACCTGCGCCCCAACGAGGCCGAGGTCACGATCGTCGACCCGCTTCCCTACATGGCGTACCTGCCCTTCCTCCCCGAGGTCGCGGCCGGCTCGATCGAGCCGCGCCACGCGATCGTGTCGCTCCGCCGCCACCTGAAGAAGACCGCGATCCTCGCCGCCAAGGTCACCAAGATCGACCACGCGAGCAAGACCGCGACGATCACCCCGACGGTCGGCGAGCCCTACGACTTCGAGTACGACCAGATCGTCGTCACCGCCGGCTCCGTGTCGCGCACCTTCCCGATCCCGGGCGTCGCCGACAACGCGATCGGCCTCAAGACGATCGAGGAGGCGACCGCCATCCGCGACCGCATCCTCACCAACTTCGACAAGGCGGCCACGCTGCCCGCCGGCCCGGAGCGCTCGCGCCTGCTGACCGTCACGGTCGTCGGCGGCGGCTTCGCCGGCATCGAGGTCTTCGCCGAGCTGCGCTCGTTCGCGAGCGCGCTGCTCAAGCGCTACCCCGAGATCGACTTCGAGGAGACGCAGTTCCACCTCGTCGAGGCGATGGGGCGCATCATGCCCGAGGTCGCGCTCGAGACGAGCCACTGGGTGCTGAAGAACCTCGACCAGCGCGGCGCGACCGTCCACCTCGACACGCAGCTGAAGTCCGCCGAGGGCGGCGTCATCGAGCTGTCGACCGGTCAGACCTTCGAGTCCGACCTGATCATCTGGACCGCCGGCGTCATGGCGAACCCGTCGATCAAGAACTCCGACTTCCCGATCGAGGAGCGCGGCCGCCTGCGCGTGCGCGCCGACCTCCGCGTCGGCCACGACGACGTCCTCGTCGAGGGCGCCTGGGGCGCCGGCGACGCGACCGCGGTCCCCGACCTCACCGGCGGCGGAGTGGGCGGCTACTGCGTCCCCAACGCCCAGCACGCGGTCCGCCAGGGCAAGCTGATGGCGAAGAACATCGTCGCCGTGCTCCGTGGCGAGACCCCGAAGGACTACTTCCACAAGAACGCGGGAGCCGTCGCCGGTCTCGGCATCGGCGTGGGCGTCTTCCAGTCCGGCAAGATCGCGATCAAGGGCTTCCCGGCCTGGGTCATGCACCGCGGCTACCACGGCCTCGCGATGCCCTCGTGGGAGCGCAAGCTCCGCGTCGTGGGCGGCTGGGCGGCCAACCTGGTGCTCGACCGCGACATCGCCTCGATCGAGGCCCGCGAGAACCCGCGCGGCTCCTTCGAGACCTACGCGTCGCGCCCCCGCCCGGCGGCCCCCGCCGCGGCTCCGGCCGGAACCCCCGGCCCCGCCGGCGCTCCCGTCCCCGTGGGCGGCGAGCCGGCCAAGTCCTGA
- a CDS encoding transglutaminase family protein, whose amino-acid sequence MKREVSAHLTLDVARPAMLVFSIAVASAYGARETLTTTLDGRPVAPREVLDQHGTRLHVLEAERGSLVVDYSASIDGRLGPLGGEEVDRLRYLRPSRYAESDILSATARAEFSGLSGQDLLGAVSSWVGTRLAYVPGSSLPTDGAERTLLARRGVCRDFAHLVVALLRALDVPARLVAVYAPGLSPMDFHAVAEAWVDGEWHVVDATTLAPRPSLVRIATGRDAADTAFLSVYDGIATLGEFVVSAVADVLPDDDVRELVTIG is encoded by the coding sequence ATGAAGCGCGAAGTCTCGGCCCACCTCACCCTCGACGTCGCGCGGCCCGCGATGCTCGTCTTCTCCATCGCCGTCGCGTCGGCGTACGGCGCCCGGGAGACGCTGACGACGACCCTCGACGGGCGCCCCGTCGCGCCGCGCGAAGTCCTCGATCAGCACGGCACACGGCTGCACGTCCTCGAGGCGGAGCGCGGGAGTCTCGTCGTCGACTACAGCGCGAGCATCGATGGGCGGCTCGGCCCGCTCGGCGGCGAGGAGGTCGACCGGCTGCGCTACCTCCGGCCGAGCCGCTATGCCGAGTCGGACATCCTCTCGGCCACGGCCCGAGCCGAGTTCTCCGGCCTCTCGGGCCAGGACCTGCTGGGCGCCGTCAGCTCGTGGGTCGGCACCCGGCTCGCCTACGTGCCCGGCTCGAGCCTGCCGACCGACGGAGCGGAGCGCACCCTCCTCGCCCGCCGCGGGGTCTGCCGCGACTTCGCGCACCTCGTCGTCGCGCTCCTGCGCGCCCTCGACGTCCCCGCGCGGCTCGTCGCCGTCTACGCCCCCGGGCTCTCGCCGATGGACTTCCACGCCGTCGCCGAGGCGTGGGTCGACGGCGAGTGGCACGTGGTCGACGCGACCACCCTCGCCCCGCGGCCGAGCCTCGTGCGGATCGCGACAGGGCGGGACGCGGCCGACACCGCCTTCCTCAGCGTCTACGACGGCATCGCGACGCTGGGGGAGTTCGTGGTCAGCGCCGTCGCCGACGTCCTGCCCGACGACGACGTGCGCGAACTCGTCACGATCGGCTGA
- a CDS encoding family 1 glycosylhydrolase has product MREDEARGRDRRQLRAEAVRFEDPRELARLLPAGLRIGLAQSAFQTEGSLEAGGRGRSVWDDFALRRGTIAEEATPEIATDFLLRWREDLALLVDLGIDELRLSIAWTRLQPEGRGPIDRAGLGFYDRVLDALAEAGIRVALTLHHRDTPSALSGGWMNRDTAFRFGDVAFEIGSRLGDRVADWITLDQPSTVMLEGYALTRQAPAAGRLFNALPALHHQLLGHGVAVEALRAAEVPGRIGLVDALAPVEPATESEQDGAWAALADVLRNRLVADAVLTGAYPEGPGELPAFLEALQRVDPRDLERISAPLDFYAVAPLAPLRIAAGRDPSAPVGVGAPPTLPFHERPWPELDRTGDGTPVAPWGPVTVLRALVERYGDTLPPLVVTALGASWPDSVDRQGAIADTERIRWLGAHLAALAEAVHEGLPLEAVQLWTLVDAFEWQHGYTRPHGLVALDRHGADRVPKASFDWLRRVLDARS; this is encoded by the coding sequence ATGCGCGAGGACGAGGCACGCGGGCGCGATCGGCGGCAGCTGCGCGCCGAGGCCGTGCGCTTCGAGGATCCGCGCGAGCTCGCACGCCTGCTGCCGGCGGGCCTGCGCATCGGACTCGCGCAGAGCGCCTTCCAGACCGAGGGCTCGCTCGAGGCCGGCGGCCGCGGTCGCTCGGTGTGGGACGACTTCGCCCTGCGCCGCGGGACGATCGCCGAGGAGGCGACGCCCGAGATCGCGACCGACTTCCTCCTCCGCTGGCGCGAGGACCTGGCCCTGCTGGTCGACCTCGGGATCGACGAGCTGCGGCTCTCCATCGCGTGGACGCGCCTCCAGCCCGAGGGCCGCGGCCCGATCGACCGCGCCGGCCTCGGCTTCTACGACCGGGTGCTCGACGCGCTCGCGGAGGCGGGGATCCGGGTCGCCCTGACCCTGCACCACCGCGACACGCCCTCGGCGCTCAGCGGCGGCTGGATGAACCGCGACACGGCGTTCCGCTTCGGCGACGTGGCCTTCGAGATCGGCTCCCGCCTCGGCGACCGGGTGGCCGACTGGATCACGCTCGACCAGCCGTCGACCGTGATGCTCGAGGGCTACGCCCTCACGCGGCAGGCCCCGGCCGCCGGGCGGCTGTTCAACGCCCTTCCCGCACTGCACCACCAGCTCCTCGGCCACGGGGTCGCCGTCGAGGCGCTCCGGGCCGCCGAGGTCCCGGGGCGCATCGGCCTCGTCGACGCTCTGGCCCCCGTCGAGCCGGCGACGGAGTCCGAGCAGGACGGCGCCTGGGCGGCGCTGGCCGACGTCCTCCGCAACCGGCTCGTGGCGGACGCCGTGCTCACGGGCGCGTACCCGGAGGGGCCGGGGGAGCTGCCCGCGTTCCTCGAGGCGCTGCAGCGCGTCGATCCTCGCGACCTGGAGCGGATCAGCGCGCCGCTCGACTTCTACGCCGTGGCGCCGCTCGCCCCGCTGCGCATCGCCGCCGGACGCGACCCCTCCGCTCCCGTCGGGGTGGGCGCGCCGCCGACCCTGCCCTTCCACGAGCGGCCGTGGCCGGAGCTCGACCGGACGGGCGACGGCACGCCCGTCGCACCGTGGGGGCCGGTGACCGTGCTGCGCGCGCTGGTCGAGCGCTACGGCGACACCCTTCCTCCACTGGTCGTCACCGCGCTCGGAGCGAGCTGGCCCGACAGCGTCGACCGCCAGGGCGCCATCGCCGACACCGAGCGCATCCGCTGGCTCGGCGCGCACTTGGCGGCGCTCGCCGAGGCCGTGCACGAGGGGCTGCCGCTCGAGGCGGTGCAGCTGTGGACCCTGGTCGACGCCTTCGAGTGGCAGCACGGGTACACCCGCCCGCACGGGCTCGTCGCGCTCGACCGCCACGGCGCCGATCGCGTCCCGAAGGCGTCCTTCGACTGGCTGCGACGGGTGCTCGACGCCCGCTCCTGA
- a CDS encoding amidase — translation MFELHHLSAQEQWDWLQRGEITPLELTEHYLARIERSNGELGAFTTVTAEAARERAASLASGSLPRTAALWGLPSGDKDLWRRRGVRTTFGSRLRADFVPDASDEIVDVLDAAGAVSLGKTAAPEFGMPSYTESLVGPPAVTPYDTRLGAGGSSGGAAVAVAAGLLPFAPASDGGGSIRIPAAACGLVGLKPSRGRVPALSGVGGVGGLTVAGPITRSVADAGLLLEGMLERRNGAIPARYALTAPGDGDGSFLGAAVRGEGRFQIGVLTQSPWDEAYEIGLAPEARAALDEGVAALDALGHGLEEASLPPSAAYPAAFRTLWQSGAATLPVEGGDLDLLEPLTRWLVTEGRRRSAREVMEAAAVLSAYERAVIAAFSGFDAVLTPSMTMTPRPVGWYSAEDPELNFAQQVQYTPYTSFANVSGLPAIALPLSTTADGLPMGIQLIGRPGGEVVLLSIGAQLERRARWQRRHPPQW, via the coding sequence ATGTTCGAACTCCACCACCTCAGCGCCCAGGAGCAGTGGGACTGGCTGCAGCGCGGCGAGATCACGCCGCTCGAGCTCACCGAGCACTACCTCGCCCGCATCGAGCGGTCGAACGGAGAGCTCGGAGCCTTCACGACAGTGACCGCGGAGGCGGCGCGCGAGCGGGCGGCGTCCCTCGCCTCCGGCTCGCTGCCGCGGACCGCTGCGCTCTGGGGACTGCCGAGCGGCGACAAGGACCTGTGGCGGCGCCGTGGTGTGCGCACCACCTTCGGATCGCGGCTGCGCGCGGACTTCGTGCCCGACGCCTCCGACGAGATCGTCGACGTGCTCGACGCCGCCGGCGCCGTCAGCCTCGGCAAGACGGCCGCGCCCGAGTTCGGGATGCCCTCGTACACCGAGAGCCTGGTCGGGCCCCCGGCGGTCACGCCCTACGACACCCGGCTCGGCGCCGGCGGGTCGAGCGGAGGCGCGGCGGTCGCGGTGGCCGCGGGCCTGCTGCCGTTCGCCCCGGCGTCCGACGGCGGCGGGTCGATCCGCATCCCCGCCGCGGCCTGCGGGCTCGTCGGACTGAAGCCGTCGCGCGGCCGCGTCCCCGCTCTCTCCGGAGTCGGCGGGGTCGGCGGACTCACCGTGGCCGGCCCCATCACCCGCTCGGTCGCGGATGCGGGGCTGCTGCTCGAGGGGATGCTCGAGCGCCGGAACGGCGCGATCCCCGCCCGCTACGCGCTGACCGCTCCGGGCGACGGTGACGGCTCCTTCCTCGGTGCCGCCGTGCGCGGCGAGGGCCGGTTCCAGATCGGCGTGCTGACGCAGTCGCCCTGGGACGAGGCCTACGAGATCGGTCTGGCTCCGGAGGCGCGCGCGGCGCTCGACGAGGGCGTCGCGGCGCTCGACGCGCTCGGCCACGGACTCGAGGAGGCGTCGCTTCCGCCGAGTGCGGCGTACCCCGCCGCCTTCCGCACCCTCTGGCAGAGCGGCGCCGCCACCCTGCCGGTCGAGGGCGGGGATCTCGACCTGCTCGAGCCGCTGACCCGCTGGCTCGTGACGGAGGGCCGCCGTCGCTCCGCGCGCGAAGTGATGGAGGCCGCGGCCGTGCTCTCGGCCTACGAGCGTGCCGTGATCGCCGCCTTCTCGGGTTTCGACGCGGTGCTCACGCCGTCGATGACGATGACCCCGCGCCCGGTCGGCTGGTACTCCGCCGAGGACCCGGAGCTGAACTTCGCGCAGCAGGTGCAGTACACGCCCTACACGTCCTTCGCGAACGTCAGCGGGCTGCCGGCGATCGCCCTTCCGCTCAGCACGACCGCCGACGGGCTGCCGATGGGGATCCAGCTGATCGGGCGGCCGGGCGGTGAGGTGGTGCTGCTGTCGATCGGCGCGCAGCTCGAGCGGCGGGCGCGCTGGCAGCGCCGCCACCCGCCGCAGTGGTGA
- a CDS encoding SIP domain-containing protein — protein MCMFEGRGTPAGEAASTDAKQFLIAGDETVVPWIQSILDDLPANARGQVFIEVDDARGLPPLSAPGRVCVTWLGRSTRSGAPGTGALCGRGEALDRAVRAWVGEMSVVDRDYPWADDRHDFCAWIGGAGVLVAELAADVEARLRTSAEHAARSI, from the coding sequence ATGTGCATGTTCGAGGGACGCGGGACGCCGGCCGGTGAGGCCGCGTCCACCGACGCCAAGCAGTTCCTGATCGCCGGTGACGAGACCGTCGTCCCGTGGATCCAGAGCATCCTCGACGACCTCCCGGCGAACGCCAGGGGCCAGGTCTTCATCGAGGTCGACGACGCCCGCGGGCTGCCGCCGCTCTCCGCTCCTGGCCGCGTCTGCGTGACCTGGCTCGGCCGGTCGACGCGCTCCGGCGCTCCCGGCACCGGCGCCCTCTGCGGCCGCGGCGAGGCGCTCGACCGCGCGGTGCGCGCCTGGGTCGGCGAGATGTCCGTGGTCGACCGCGACTACCCGTGGGCCGACGACCGCCACGACTTCTGCGCGTGGATCGGCGGGGCCGGAGTGCTCGTCGCCGAGCTGGCCGCCGACGTCGAGGCGCGACTGCGCACCTCGGCCGAGCACGCCGCGCGCTCGATCTGA
- a CDS encoding siderophore-interacting protein, with amino-acid sequence MPPMTDAPARPAYRPFLATVARATRIAPHFIRVTLTGDELGAVGCTGPDQRIKLVVPTATSSAEDFMGSVADEGGPDGLAPDWYGRWRGLPDEQRNPLRTYTIRATRPEMAEVDVDFVAHGDTGPASAWVESAAPGARVVIIAPDSRSEVPGGGVEWHPGAATTLLLAGDETAVPAISAILESLADDATGAAFLEVPSAEDRLALRHPAGVSVTWIDRSAGAAPGAALGTSVRAWATRFLTAHHRGVEVSDVDVDSQMLWEVPEESTDPGLYAWIAGEAGAIKLIRRCLVTELGLDRKRVAFMGYWRTGRSESN; translated from the coding sequence ATGCCTCCGATGACCGACGCCCCCGCCCGCCCGGCCTACCGGCCGTTCCTCGCGACCGTCGCCCGCGCGACCAGGATCGCCCCGCACTTCATCCGCGTGACGCTGACCGGCGACGAGCTCGGCGCCGTCGGCTGCACCGGACCGGACCAGCGGATCAAGCTCGTCGTCCCCACCGCGACCTCCAGCGCCGAGGACTTCATGGGGTCCGTCGCCGACGAGGGCGGGCCCGACGGGCTCGCGCCCGACTGGTACGGGCGATGGCGCGGGCTCCCCGACGAGCAGCGCAACCCGCTCCGCACATACACGATCCGGGCGACCCGGCCGGAGATGGCCGAGGTCGACGTCGACTTCGTGGCCCACGGCGACACCGGCCCGGCCTCCGCGTGGGTCGAATCGGCGGCGCCCGGCGCGCGGGTCGTCATCATCGCGCCCGACTCGCGCTCCGAAGTCCCCGGCGGAGGCGTCGAATGGCACCCCGGAGCGGCGACCACGCTGCTCCTGGCGGGCGACGAGACGGCGGTGCCGGCGATCAGCGCGATCCTCGAGAGCCTCGCTGACGACGCCACGGGAGCCGCGTTCCTCGAGGTGCCGAGCGCCGAGGACCGGCTGGCGCTGCGCCACCCGGCCGGGGTCAGCGTCACCTGGATCGACCGGTCGGCGGGAGCAGCCCCCGGCGCCGCCCTCGGCACGTCCGTGCGCGCCTGGGCCACCCGCTTCCTCACGGCGCACCACCGCGGCGTCGAGGTGTCCGACGTCGACGTCGACAGCCAGATGCTCTGGGAGGTGCCGGAGGAGAGCACCGACCCCGGCCTCTACGCCTGGATCGCGGGCGAGGCGGGCGCGATCAAGCTGATCCGCCGCTGCCTCGTCACCGAGCTCGGACTCGACCGCAAGCGCGTCGCGTTCATGGGCTACTGGCGCACCGGCCGCTCCGAATCCAACTAG
- a CDS encoding SDR family NAD(P)-dependent oxidoreductase — MVADMKGRVVVLTGASSGIGRVAAAELSSAGADVAVVGRNAERTRAVAREVGGEPFLADFDRLDDVRSLADALLARYDGIDVLANNAGGLVSKRGETADGHERTIQSNHLAPFLLTRLLLPRLIETGRERPGARVVSTASLANRFGHLRIGDLDRRKGPWLGGWRAYGTSKLATILFIRELAERLLPTAVDAYSFHPGVVATGFGSDSRLMKLGTSLSSGSFGISAEAGAVPLITLISEPDVGAASGTYFDGLKPGGALAAQARDRQLGRDLWALSSRLVGVTAAL; from the coding sequence GTGGTCGCTGACATGAAGGGGCGCGTCGTCGTGCTCACCGGAGCGAGCTCCGGCATCGGGAGGGTCGCGGCCGCCGAGCTGTCCTCGGCGGGAGCCGACGTCGCCGTCGTCGGCCGGAACGCCGAGCGGACGCGCGCGGTCGCCCGAGAGGTCGGAGGCGAGCCGTTCCTCGCCGACTTCGACCGGCTCGACGACGTGCGCTCGCTCGCCGACGCACTGCTCGCCCGCTACGACGGGATCGACGTGCTCGCCAACAACGCGGGCGGTCTCGTCTCGAAGCGCGGCGAGACGGCCGACGGTCACGAGCGCACGATCCAGAGCAACCATCTCGCGCCGTTCCTGCTGACCCGGCTCCTGCTCCCGCGTCTGATCGAGACCGGTCGCGAGCGCCCCGGTGCGCGCGTCGTGTCGACGGCGAGCCTCGCGAACCGCTTCGGGCACCTCCGGATCGGCGATCTCGACCGACGGAAGGGACCGTGGCTCGGGGGCTGGCGCGCCTACGGCACCTCGAAGCTCGCGACGATCCTGTTCATCCGCGAGCTCGCGGAGCGCCTGCTGCCGACGGCGGTCGACGCGTACTCGTTCCACCCCGGCGTGGTGGCGACGGGTTTCGGGAGCGATTCGCGCCTGATGAAGCTCGGGACGAGCCTGTCGTCGGGCTCGTTCGGGATCTCGGCCGAGGCGGGCGCCGTGCCGCTGATCACCCTGATCTCCGAGCCCGATGTCGGCGCCGCGAGCGGCACCTACTTCGACGGCCTGAAGCCGGGCGGCGCCCTCGCCGCCCAGGCCCGCGACCGTCAGCTCGGCCGCGACCTGTGGGCCCTCTCGAGCCGCCTGGTGGGCGTCACGGCCGCCCTCTGA
- a CDS encoding Fe-S oxidoreductase: MLSSVPLRRAVARIALDPAITRPGYLFACAVGLAWGALWSTGRVERRNGLVVFTGMPSWSFGRGGSCVGTSYYTDDNASDRVLEHEAVHKQQWKRFGMWFPFAYFVAGRDPLRNRFEIEAGLEKGGYLRGR, translated from the coding sequence CTGCTCTCGTCCGTCCCGCTGCGCCGCGCCGTCGCGAGGATCGCCCTCGACCCGGCCATCACCCGCCCCGGCTACCTCTTCGCGTGCGCGGTCGGGCTGGCCTGGGGCGCGCTCTGGAGCACCGGGCGCGTCGAGCGCCGCAACGGACTCGTCGTCTTCACCGGAATGCCCTCGTGGTCGTTCGGGCGCGGCGGCTCCTGCGTGGGCACGAGCTACTACACCGACGACAACGCGTCGGACCGCGTCCTCGAGCACGAGGCCGTTCACAAGCAGCAGTGGAAGCGATTCGGGATGTGGTTCCCGTTCGCCTACTTCGTGGCGGGTCGCGATCCGCTACGCAATCGATTCGAGATCGAAGCCGGTCTCGAGAAGGGCGGATACCTCCGTGGTCGCTGA
- a CDS encoding NAD(P)/FAD-dependent oxidoreductase, producing MSTDSSTTSVDEFDLIVIGAGPVGENIADRAVQGGLTAAIVESELVGGECSYWACMPSKALLRAPMAIRAARDLPGAAQAVSGDIDVAAVLAHRDSVTSGWDDHGQVQWLDGAGIALVRGHGRLSGEREVSVTAPDGSVRVLRARSAVAVATGTTAVVPDVPGLRDAAPWTSREATSAESVPARLVVVGGGVVACEMATAYAGLGSSVTLLARSGLLAPFEPFAGELVGDSLRALGVDLRIGGSPASVERRADGTVAVTLEGGDVIEADEILAATGRAPHTRDIGLETVGLEPGSSLDVDDTMLVLGADGAPVGQGSPWLYGVGDVNHRALLTHQGKYQARAAGDVIVARSTGATVHDAPWGAHVATADHEAVPQVVFTDPEVASVGLTAAAAEKAGYRTRVVDYEIGSVAGASLAAVGYTGTARMVVDEDRSVVLGVTFVGKEVGELVHSATIAVVGEVPLSRLWHAVPSYPTISEVWLRLLETYGRDSA from the coding sequence ATGAGCACAGACAGCAGCACCACCTCCGTCGACGAGTTCGACCTGATCGTCATCGGAGCCGGCCCCGTCGGCGAGAACATCGCCGACCGCGCCGTGCAGGGCGGCCTGACGGCCGCGATCGTCGAGAGCGAGCTCGTCGGCGGCGAGTGCTCGTACTGGGCGTGCATGCCCTCGAAGGCGCTCCTGCGCGCTCCGATGGCGATCCGCGCCGCCCGCGACCTCCCCGGGGCGGCCCAGGCCGTGAGCGGGGACATCGACGTGGCGGCCGTGCTGGCGCACCGCGACTCCGTCACGAGCGGCTGGGACGACCACGGCCAGGTCCAGTGGCTCGACGGCGCGGGCATCGCGCTCGTCCGCGGGCACGGCCGGCTGAGCGGCGAGCGCGAGGTCAGCGTGACCGCGCCCGACGGGTCGGTGCGCGTCCTGCGCGCCCGGTCGGCCGTCGCCGTCGCGACGGGCACCACCGCGGTCGTCCCCGACGTCCCGGGCCTGCGCGACGCGGCTCCGTGGACGAGCCGCGAGGCCACCAGCGCCGAGTCGGTGCCCGCACGCCTCGTCGTCGTGGGCGGCGGAGTCGTCGCCTGCGAGATGGCCACGGCCTACGCGGGCCTCGGCTCCTCCGTGACGCTGCTGGCCCGCAGCGGGCTCCTCGCCCCGTTCGAGCCGTTCGCCGGAGAGCTCGTCGGCGACTCGCTCCGGGCCCTCGGCGTCGACCTCCGGATCGGCGGCTCCCCCGCCTCCGTCGAGCGCCGCGCCGACGGTACCGTCGCGGTGACCCTCGAGGGCGGCGACGTCATCGAGGCCGACGAGATCCTCGCCGCGACCGGTCGCGCCCCGCACACCCGCGACATCGGGCTCGAGACGGTGGGCCTCGAGCCCGGCTCCTCTCTCGACGTCGACGACACGATGCTCGTGCTCGGCGCCGACGGCGCTCCGGTCGGCCAGGGCTCGCCCTGGCTCTACGGAGTCGGCGACGTCAACCACCGCGCGCTCCTCACCCACCAGGGCAAGTACCAGGCCCGCGCGGCCGGCGACGTGATCGTCGCGCGCAGCACCGGAGCGACCGTCCACGACGCCCCGTGGGGCGCGCACGTCGCGACCGCCGACCACGAGGCGGTGCCGCAGGTCGTCTTCACCGACCCCGAGGTCGCCTCCGTCGGCCTCACGGCGGCCGCCGCCGAGAAGGCGGGCTACCGCACCCGCGTCGTCGACTACGAGATCGGCTCGGTCGCAGGCGCCTCCCTCGCCGCCGTCGGCTACACGGGCACCGCGCGGATGGTCGTCGACGAGGACCGGTCGGTCGTGCTCGGGGTCACCTTCGTCGGCAAGGAGGTCGGCGAGCTCGTGCACTCGGCCACGATCGCGGTCGTCGGCGAGGTCCCGCTCTCGCGCCTCTGGCACGCGGTTCCGTCGTACCCGACGATCAGCGAGGTCTGGCTCCGGCTGCTCGAGACGTACGGGCGCGACAGCGCGTGA
- a CDS encoding ribonuclease E inhibitor RraB produces MSDETTTRAPADDSVYDAQRERAAQQLEIRLRYGDQVWELREVDHFAVFLRRSRARRAARTLVASGYEIAISRLRLHHVLVASHHAAVDEEATTAFLRQVVDAVESEGGRYDGWRAEIVPAH; encoded by the coding sequence ATGAGCGACGAGACCACCACCCGCGCCCCCGCCGACGACTCCGTGTACGACGCTCAGCGCGAGCGCGCCGCGCAGCAGCTCGAGATCCGCCTGCGCTACGGCGACCAGGTCTGGGAGCTGCGCGAGGTCGACCACTTCGCCGTCTTCCTCCGCCGCAGCCGGGCCCGGCGGGCCGCGCGCACGCTCGTCGCCTCCGGCTACGAGATCGCGATCTCGCGGCTCCGGCTCCACCACGTGCTGGTGGCCAGCCATCACGCGGCCGTCGACGAGGAGGCGACCACCGCCTTCCTGCGCCAGGTCGTCGACGCGGTCGAGAGCGAGGGCGGGCGCTACGACGGCTGGCGGGCCGAGATCGTCCCCGCGCACTGA